The following coding sequences lie in one Fimbriimonadaceae bacterium genomic window:
- a CDS encoding carbon-nitrogen hydrolase family protein, with protein MRVACCQLTVAFNDPQTNADRVCATVRELSKKGVELAVFPECFLTGYAAASAEEARSIAISETDHPVHTQIQAVVEETGIVAIVGFAGIDSEDKLRNTAGLYEPGMPMRRYRKAHLLCLGYDRFDEAGDELEVFDTKVGRIGILICYDLRPPEAARVLTLKGAEIICLPTNWPIGAEVSAQSGSISRAAENRVFMATADRVGQEKGTTFIGHSRIIAPSGQILAAADHRDEAIVIADCDLAQARQKHVVNIPGEYELDVIACRRPELYGVLGE; from the coding sequence ATGCGCGTCGCCTGCTGCCAGCTCACAGTTGCCTTCAACGATCCCCAAACCAACGCCGACCGGGTTTGCGCGACCGTCCGCGAGCTTTCCAAAAAAGGCGTCGAACTGGCCGTCTTCCCCGAGTGCTTCCTCACCGGCTACGCCGCCGCATCCGCCGAAGAAGCCCGCAGCATTGCCATCTCCGAAACGGACCACCCCGTCCACACCCAGATTCAAGCGGTCGTTGAGGAGACGGGGATCGTGGCCATTGTCGGTTTTGCTGGAATCGACTCTGAGGACAAGCTTCGCAACACAGCCGGCCTCTATGAGCCGGGCATGCCGATGCGGCGCTATAGAAAGGCTCACCTGCTTTGCCTGGGTTATGACCGCTTTGACGAAGCGGGAGACGAACTGGAAGTCTTCGATACCAAGGTCGGCAGAATCGGCATCCTCATCTGCTACGACCTGCGTCCTCCCGAAGCTGCTCGCGTCCTAACTCTGAAAGGTGCAGAGATCATTTGCCTGCCGACGAACTGGCCGATCGGAGCCGAAGTCTCCGCACAAAGTGGCTCGATCTCGCGTGCGGCAGAGAACCGGGTCTTCATGGCTACAGCGGATCGTGTGGGCCAGGAAAAGGGCACAACTTTCATCGGACATAGCCGGATCATCGCCCCCAGCGGCCAGATTCTTGCGGCGGCGGACCATCGGGATGAAGCGATCGTTATCGCGGACTGCGATCTCGCCCAAGCTCGGCAAAAGCATGTTGTGAACATTCCGGGGGAGTATGAGTTGGATGTGATCGCCTGCCGCAGACCGGAGCTGTACGGAGTGCTCGGGGAGTAG
- a CDS encoding NifU family protein, whose product MGPLYATVKEVMQDVQAYARSHGGDIQLLSVNEEGDVKIKFRGTCVGCPMSAVTLKLGIEERLRELVPGVRKVIQV is encoded by the coding sequence ATGGGCCCGCTGTATGCCACCGTCAAAGAGGTCATGCAGGATGTCCAGGCTTACGCCCGATCCCACGGCGGCGACATTCAACTCCTGAGCGTGAATGAAGAAGGCGACGTCAAGATCAAATTCCGAGGAACATGCGTAGGCTGCCCAATGTCGGCAGTGACGCTGAAACTAGGGATCGAAGAGCGGCTGCGGGAACTAGTCCCTGGCGTTCGAAAAGTCATTCAGGTTTGA
- a CDS encoding glycoside hydrolase family 127 protein, whose amino-acid sequence MPFRRRMRSLPLSSVRITDPFWSKWQDTVSGTTLLHIHKQLEETGRLENFRKVVRGESGTHKGLKFDDSDVYKWLEACAYSLAIRPNHEVGKAAREAIDLIAQAQEADGYINTFFQLNYPQYKWANLSAMHEMYCIGHLIEACVAMAQYHSDEALLNVGIKAADHVLSIFGPEGRLGFCGHEEIELAFIKLSNITGDPKYRERARWMVDMRGQRPSPFETELDTGATNALAPWLAGFMNADGKYSGEYAQDHAPVREHDKVVGHAVRAMYLYIAAADLADGQNDQALEDALTRAWTNLTKRRMYVTGGIGPSGSNEGFTTDYDLPNLSSYAETCAAIGLFLWGHAMLEQTGEGDYADVMELALYNGLLSGISLSGDRFFYANPHESHGTHQRVPWFTCACCPPNIARVLANLGSYALGAYGFEERGLGVPPKRHTGVSPVDSDIHDRDGHGTHGRDAHSTSDKTVWIHLPIAMQAEVAPGLKIEIVGDYPRSGEVEVKVDPTEGMEFVVKVRIPLWCGNVEVEGLDEEADYDGNYILIRRRWKPGDTFRVNFDVQPKWVRCNPKVAANLGRVALMRGPVVYCLQSGAEDRTPLLAKVNTDTEIAERPSQSFNGSVMLSAPGFRDADWEDEELYLDSEPESESAEFEFIPYYAWCNPGPNTMAVWVRER is encoded by the coding sequence ATGCCCTTTCGTCGCCGCATGCGCTCGCTGCCCCTGTCCTCCGTCCGCATCACCGACCCCTTTTGGTCAAAGTGGCAAGACACCGTATCGGGCACCACCCTGCTGCACATCCACAAGCAGCTTGAGGAGACTGGGAGGCTGGAAAACTTCCGCAAGGTCGTCCGGGGCGAGAGCGGCACGCACAAGGGGCTCAAATTCGACGACAGCGACGTTTACAAATGGCTCGAAGCCTGTGCGTACAGCCTCGCCATCCGCCCGAACCACGAAGTCGGAAAAGCGGCCCGCGAAGCGATAGATCTCATCGCCCAAGCCCAAGAGGCCGACGGCTATATCAACACCTTTTTCCAGCTCAACTACCCGCAATACAAGTGGGCCAACCTCTCCGCAATGCACGAGATGTACTGCATCGGGCACCTCATCGAGGCCTGCGTAGCGATGGCCCAATACCACAGCGACGAGGCCCTCCTGAACGTCGGCATCAAAGCCGCCGACCATGTGCTTTCGATCTTCGGACCCGAAGGCAGGCTGGGATTCTGCGGGCATGAGGAGATCGAACTCGCATTCATCAAACTCTCGAACATCACCGGCGACCCGAAGTACCGCGAACGAGCCCGCTGGATGGTGGACATGCGTGGTCAGCGACCCTCACCGTTCGAGACTGAGCTGGACACAGGAGCCACCAATGCATTAGCGCCGTGGCTTGCCGGATTCATGAATGCCGACGGCAAGTACAGCGGCGAGTATGCGCAGGACCACGCCCCCGTGCGCGAGCATGACAAGGTCGTTGGACACGCCGTGCGAGCGATGTACCTCTACATCGCCGCCGCAGACCTCGCCGATGGACAAAACGACCAGGCTCTCGAAGACGCGCTTACCCGCGCCTGGACCAACCTCACCAAGCGTCGCATGTATGTGACGGGGGGCATTGGGCCGTCGGGGAGCAATGAAGGATTCACCACGGACTATGACCTGCCCAACCTCAGTTCCTACGCTGAGACCTGCGCCGCGATCGGGCTGTTTCTTTGGGGCCATGCCATGCTGGAGCAGACGGGAGAGGGCGACTACGCCGACGTGATGGAGCTTGCGCTCTACAACGGGCTCCTCAGCGGCATCTCGCTCAGCGGCGACCGCTTCTTCTACGCTAACCCCCACGAAAGCCACGGAACGCATCAGCGCGTGCCGTGGTTCACCTGCGCCTGTTGCCCGCCGAACATCGCCCGCGTGCTGGCGAACTTGGGGAGCTATGCGCTCGGGGCTTACGGCTTCGAGGAGCGTGGCTTGGGCGTCCCGCCCAAGCGTCACACGGGCGTCTCGCCCGTGGATTCTGATATCCATGACCGGGACGGTCATGGGACGCATGGGCGAGACGCCCATTCCACTTCTGACAAGACCGTCTGGATTCACCTCCCCATCGCGATGCAGGCTGAGGTCGCGCCGGGGCTCAAGATCGAGATCGTCGGCGATTATCCGCGGTCCGGAGAGGTTGAGGTCAAGGTCGATCCCACCGAAGGGATGGAGTTTGTGGTGAAGGTGCGCATTCCTCTGTGGTGTGGGAATGTCGAGGTCGAGGGTTTGGACGAAGAGGCCGACTATGACGGAAACTACATCCTGATCCGCCGTCGGTGGAAGCCGGGCGACACCTTTCGTGTGAACTTCGACGTTCAGCCGAAGTGGGTTCGGTGCAACCCGAAGGTTGCGGCAAACCTCGGTCGGGTCGCCCTCATGCGCGGGCCTGTCGTCTATTGCCTGCAGTCCGGGGCCGAGGATCGCACCCCACTCCTGGCAAAGGTCAACACCGACACCGAGATTGCCGAGCGTCCGAGCCAGAGCTTCAACGGTTCGGTAATGCTGTCTGCGCCAGGCTTCCGGGATGCCGACTGGGAGGATGAAGAGCTGTATCTCGACTCTGAGCCGGAATCGGAGAGCGCCGAATTCGAGTTCATCCCCTACTACGCCTGGTGCAATCCTGGGCCGAACACGATGGCGGTTTGGGTGAGGGAGAGGTAA